A single region of the Salmo salar chromosome ssa16, Ssal_v3.1, whole genome shotgun sequence genome encodes:
- the lipt1 gene encoding lipoyl amidotransferase LIPT1, mitochondrial — translation MILKTFSTLCAQSQVCFRSARAKSTLSAVIDETGKSGLILKSLSTDIFENLALEDWIHDHVDLQNRSMLFLWRNAPAVVIGRHQNPWQECNLQVMRQKGIPLARRRSGGGTVFHDLGNVNLTFFTSKKNYDRHRNLQVVTSALKGLRPDMDVRATERFDILLNGHHKISGTAAKLGRTAAYHHCTLLCSADRALLSAVLKPTCQGIKSNATQSVPSPVKNLLDEDPTLDCDTIMDSVASQYNTEFGFSSPVTLVDPSDELSLPGIQRMARELLAWEWTFGRTPKFSICTTFELKNDTSICNATLNMDIKNGIIESCDIEVPSDWLPVELSREFSIHLVGGKLCPYETSVIAAELLRTIPQNKELERKMYNLCRRVVFMM, via the coding sequence ATGATTTTAAAAACATTCTCGACTTTGTGCGCACAATCCCAAGTGTGTTTTCGATCGGCTCGAGCCAAGAGCACATTGTCAGCTGTCATTGACGAGACTGGTAAGTCAGGACTTATCCTCAAATCTTTGTCAACAGACATATTTGAAAACTTAGCATTGGAGGACTGGATACACGATCATGTTGACCTCCAAAACCGGAGTATGCTCTTCTTATGGAGGAATGCCCCAGCGGTGGTGATAGGGAGACATCAGAACCCGTGGCAAGAGTGCAACCTTCAGGTCATGAGACAGAAAGGGATACCGCTCGCCAGGCGACGCAGTGGGGGCGGGACTGTATTCCACGATTTAGGAAATGTCAATTTGACTTTCTTCACGTCCAAGAAAAACTATGACCGTCACAGGAATCTCCAAGTCGTGACAAGTGCTCTTAAAGGACTCAGGCCAGACATGGATGTACGTGCAACAGAGAGGTTTGACATCTTGCTGAATGGCCACCACAAGATTTCAGGAACCGCTGCTAAATTGGGAAGGACAGCAGCTTACCATCACTGCACTCTGCTGTGTTCAGCTGACAGGGCACTGCTGTCCGCGGTGCTGAAACCAACCTGCCAGGGCATCAAGAGCAATGCAACGCAAAGCGTGCCATCCCCTGTGAAAAACCTGCTGGATGAGGACCCGACGTTGGACTGTGACACTATCATGGATTCAGTGGCATCCCAGTACAACACAGAGTTTGGTTTCAGCAGCCCTGTAACACTTGTGGACCCAAGTGATGAGCTGTCCTTGCCTGGTATCCAAAGAATGGCCCGTGAACTGTTGGCATGGGAGTGGACATTTGGAAGGACTCCTAAGTTCAGTATCTGTACGACTTTTGAGTTGAAGAATGACACGTCTATCTGCAATGCAACTCTAAACATGGACATCAAGAATGGCATTATAGAATCTTGTGACATTGAGGTTCCCTCAGACTGGCTACCTGTGGAGTTGTCTCGAGAGTTCTCCATACACCTGGTAGGTGGGAAATTATGTCCCTACGAGACATCAGTAATCGCAGCAGAATTGCTGAGGACAATCCCACAGAATAAAGAACTTGAAAGGAAGATGTATAATCTGTGCCGAAGAGTTGTCTTCATGATGTGA